The window CTCCAAAACCACCCGGCACCAAAATACCTACTGTATTTTTTAAATATTCATTGTAATTTTCTTCATTTAAATCTTGAGCTCTAATTCAATTTATTTTTACTTTTACTCCATACTTGTAGCCGGCAAATTTTAACGATTCCATAACCGATAAATATGCATCTTGCAATTCAACATATTTTCCTACCAAATGAATAACTATTTCTTTTGTTGATTCATTAATTTTTTTTACAAATAAGTTCCATGCATTCATGTCAGTGTTTTGTAATTTAATTTTAAATTGTTCTGCAACAATTTTATGTAAATTTTGTTTTTCCAAAGCTTGGGGTACTTGATATATTGATTTTTCATCTAAAGCAACAATAACATTTTGTTTTGGTATATTACAAAACATTGCTAATTTTGTAATTATATTTTCATCTATCATTCCTGTTGTTCTTGCAACAATAATGTCTGGTTGAATACCAGAATGCAGTAATTCTTTAACCGAATGCTGAATTGGTTTTGTTTTATATTCTGTTGAAACTCCTAAAAATGGCAATAATGCAACATGAATAAAAATAACTGAATCTCTTCCTTTTTCCATTCTAACTTCTCTAATAGCTTCGATGAAAGGTTGTGATTCTATATCACCAACAGTTCCACCAATTTCCGTAATAATTATATCTGCTTGAGATTCTGTCGCCGCTGAATAAACTTTGTTTTTAATTGCATTAGTAACATGGGGTACTACTTGGACAGTGGCGCCATCGTATTCACCCCTACGTTCTGCTTCTAAAACATCTTTATAAATTTTTCCTGCAGAAATTGATGAATTTTTTGATAAATTAATGTCAATAAATCTTTCATAATGGCCTAAATCTAAATCAGTTTCTGCTCCATCATTAGTTACATAAACTTCTCCATGTTGAATTGGGGACATAGTTCCTGGATCAACGTTTAAATACGGGTCAAATTTTTGCATAAAAATTTTACACCCAGAGTTTTTTAACAATACACCAAGTGAAGAACCTGTTATACCTTTTCCCAAACCAGAAACAACACCACCTGTAATAAAAATATATTTAGCCATAATTTTCTCCTCTCAAAATATCTATAAAAATAAAAAGACAACTGTTAATTATTAACAATAATTGTCTTTAAGAATTTTAATCATCAAATGTATCTTCATTTGTTGTAGTATCATTATCATCTGTTTCATCATCATTAACATTATCTTCATCATCTGTAAATGTTGATCCCGTTTTAAAGTGTTTATTCATAATATCTATGGTTTTAAAATCATCATCCATATATGATTCTATATCTTCAAATTCTTCTGTTGTTTCAAACTTATCTACATAATCATATTGTTTTTTAACATCTTCAAATTTTAGAAAACTTCGTAACCCTCATTTACCTTCAAATGTTAATGCAAATCTATTATCTAAAACTAAATCACTATACAATTCTGCAATTATTTCATTTTTGTGTGAATTTTCTCCCTCAATGTTTCGTGAAATATTATTTCAAATATCTTCAAATGTAGCACTATCTTGTAAACCACTTAAATAAGTATAAGCCAATTCAAGGTTAGAAATTTTTGACATAAAAATACCTCTCTTTTTTAATTACAAAAGTTAGTATACTCTATTTTTTTGTAAAAAGAAAAGATATTTTGTTTTGTTTTTGTAAAGTTGTAATACTGATAATTTTTGTCTTATTTGGAAATGTTGTTATTAAATTATTCTTATCTTTGATATAAATGTCTTCATCTTTTTCACTTAAAGTATTTGTCTTTACTTTATATATTTCAAAATTAGATATTGTATATTCTCCGCAATAATATTTTTGATCCAAATCAGATTTGTTTAAACTATCTATTGCTTCTTGTTTATCATCTGTAAAATGAGAAAAAAAATCACGATTAATAATTCTATTTGAGAGATCGATTAAAATTTTGTCATTTTCCTGACTGCAGGTTTTAAATATTTCAAATAGCGTATAATCATCCAATTGTAAATAATTAATTAAAGATATTGGTTTATCAAAAAAAAGATCTCCAAATAATTCCTTTACACGATTATTCTTAAATTCATGATTTGATTTGCCTAAATCAACAATTCGCAACATTATTTTTTGCAACATCACATCAAATGCAATTGAAATTTTATGATTGTAAATTTGATTATACATATGATATCTTCCAAGCAAATATGCTTCAATTGCAGGGACTATTTTTTCTGGGTACACTATTTTATTGTCAAAAACTTCTGCGTGCCTAATTATTCAATTTACATCTAATGAAGCATAACTGACATTAGCTTGAATTGCATCACGTTTTAAATAGTCCATGCGATCAGCATCTAATTGTGAAGACACCAAAAAATTTAAAATTTTGTTTTGATGTTTACCTTCTATAATTTGGCAAACGTTGTCTATATTTATTTTATAATTTATTAAAATTTTGTTTATATTTGTTAATTTTGATTTAATAATATCTACTGTATAAAGTTCATGAGAACGATTATTAACTTTTTCTCATGAGTGAGAAAATGGTCCGTGACCTAAATCATGAAGTAATCCTGCAATTTTGACTTCAAGTTGTTGAGTTTGATTCATTTTTTTAAAAGAATCATTTTTTAAAAATTGATTAACAATGTTATAGACACCTATGCAATGTGAAAAACGATTATGATTTGCACCTGTAAAGGCAAATTGCCCACCACCTAATTGAATTATTCTTCTTAATCTTTGAAATTCAGGGGTATCTATTAAATCAATAATCACTTCATTATCTATTAAAATATCCCCATAAACATTATCACGAATCACTTTTTGTAACATTTAAATCACCTTTTCAATGTTTGCAATTATTTTTTCTTTACCAATTAATAAAATAGTCTTTGCTATTTCTGGTCCATGAGTCATTAATGTAGTTGCTATTCTAATTGGCATAAATAATTCTTTACCTTTAGTATTAGTTAATTGACCAGTTTCTTTTATAATTGTTTTTAGTTTATCCTCTGTAAATTCAGTCAATTCATTTAATTTAATTTTAAAAATTTCAATTAATTTTTTGTAATCATTTAACTTTAAAAGTTCGCTTTTTAATTTATCTGTATAATCTCTTTCATTAAAAAATAAATCTAAATGATCATTTATTTGTAATCCAAATTCAATTTCATTTTTAAACAATAAAAGAACGTCATCTAATCATTCATTATTTTTATTTGATATTTTGAATCTATTAGAATCAATAAATTCCTTGATAAAAAATAAATAATCATCACTTGACATTTTTTTCATATATACTGAATTAAATCATTTCATTTTATTCATATCAAAAGTTGATGGTGATCTTGAAAATTGTCTTTCATCAAAAATTCTTATAAATTCTTCTTCTGAAAAAATTTCCTGCTCATTTTTTGGTGATCAACCCAATAACGAAATATAATTAAATACCGCCTCTGGAATATAACCTTGTTCTTTATATTGTTCTATAAAAAATAACGAATTATCACTTCTTTTTGACAGTTTCTTTTTATTGCTATCAACTATTAATGTTAAATGACAAAATATTGGAATATTTCAGTTGAGAGCTTCAAAAATCATTAATTGTCTAGGTGTATTTGACATGTGCTCTTCACCTCTAACAACATGCGTTATTTGCATGTCGTGATCATCAATAACTACTGCAAAATTATAAGTTGCAATTCCGTTTGTCTTTATAATTACAAAATCACCAATTTCATTTGAAGAAAATTCAACATCTTTCCTTACTAAATCATTAATTTTATATGTTTTATCAGAATCAACCAAAAAACGAATTGAATATGGCAAATTATTTTTCAAATTTTTATCAATTTGTTCTTGCGATAATAATTTACATTTTCCAGAATATTTAGTTGCAATAATACCATTATTTACTTGGCGATTTTTTTCTATTTCCAATTCTGCTTGTGTACAAAAACAATAAAATGCTTTTTTATCATTAACTAAAATTTTTGCAATTTCTAAATAATGATTGAATTTTTTGGACTGAATATATTCACCGTATTCTTTTGGAGTTTCATTAAAAATTGATTCATCCGGAATAATTCCCAATCATTTCAAATTATTGAACTGTGAATCAATTGCTCCCTTAACATTTCTTTCTAAATCCGTATCTTCTATTCTTATAATAAATGACCCCTCATAATGATGTGCAAACAAATAATTCATTAATGCCGTTCTTGCATTTCCTATGTGTAAATATCCAGTCGGGCTGGGGGCATATCTTAATCTGAAATTTTTATTCATAATTTGTCATATCTTTCTAATTCATTATTTCTCAACAAGAACACTTGATAAGCATTGAATAATATTTTGCATATTGTTCTCTGATGTTGTTGCTTTTACATTTATTTGTGAAACATCTATTTTTAAATGCTGTGCAATAGCATTTTTAATTTCTTCTTTATATTTTTTTAGATTCGGTGTATCTAAAATTATTAATATATCTATATTATTTATTGTAGCTGATAATTCAATTAATTTTTCTCGACACCATTCCAAAATAATTTTTGAATTAAAATTTGGCTTTTGATTTTTTTCATTGAAATGATCTCCTAAATCACCTAAATTTAAAGCACCAATAATGGCCTCTCCGACTGAATGAAAAACGACATCGCCATCAGAATATGCTTCTATATTTTTCATACCCAATAAAAGCTGACCGCCTATTTTAAAGCCAGTCCCAGGTATAAGATTATGTTGATCTCAACTTGTGCCTATTCTTAACATTTAAATAATCACACAACCATTCTTAATTAAATATTAAATTTAAAATTACAAACATCACCATCTTGGACAATGTATGTTTTACCCTCTAAACGTAATTTACCAGCATTTTTTAATGCACTTTCATTACCATATTCAAACAAATCTTGAGCTGAATATATATCAGCTTTAATGAAACCTCTTTCAAAATCTGTATGAATTATACCCGCACATTGCGGAGTAGTAGATCCTTTTTTAAATTGCCAAGCATGCGCTTCTTTTGGACCTGCTGTAAAAAATGTTTGAAGTTCTAAAGCCTTATAAGCAGATTTTATTAATACATCTAATCCTGATTCTTTTATTTGTAAATCATTCATAAACAATAATTTTTCGTCTTTATCTAATTCTGATAATTCCTCTTCAATCTTTGCACAAATTTTCATTACTGCACAATTATTTTTGCTTGCATAATCTAATGCTTGTTTAACATATTCATTATTTTCTTTTGATAATTCTTCTTCTTTAATGTTTGCAACAAATAACATTTTCTTGCAAGTTAACAATTGAAAAGATTTCAAAATTTTTCGTTCTTCATCTGTATATTTTAAATCATAAAGCATTTTATTATCTTCCAATTGTTTTTTTAATTTAAGAAGTAATTCATACTCTGCTAAAACAATTTTATCCTTTGTAGTTTTAATTTTTGGTATAACTTTATCAAGTCTTTTCTTAATTATTGCCTCATCTGCCAACATAAGCTCTAAATTTACAATCTCTATGTCTCTAATAGGGTCTACCGACCCTTCAACATGTGTAATTTCTTTATCTTCAAAACACCTGACAACCATACAAATTAAATCTGTTTCTCTAATACTTGCTAAAAACGCATTACCCAATCCTTCGCCTTTTGAAGCACCCGCAATCAAGCCGGCTATATCTACGAATTCTATTGTAGTTGAGATTGTTTTTTGCGATGAAAATATTGATGCTAATTTTGTTAGTCTTTCATCTGGTACTTCAACCGTTCCTACATTTGGTTCTATTGTCGCAAATGGGTAATTGGCTGCTTCAACTTTTAAGTTTGTAATTGCATTAAAAAGCGTTGACTTGCCTACATTTGGCAATCCAACAATACCTACTTGTAATGGCATAATTTGTGTCCCTCCAATTTTTAAAATAGTAAAAAAATTAATTTTCTAATAAATCAAGAATTTCTAAAATTCTATTTAAATCTTTTGTATCAGAATAATAAATTTTAATTGTTTTGTCATCTATTGATATTTTTGTACCAAGTTTTCTAATCATATGATTTTGAACACTATCCAAAGCTGATGATTTAATTGGTTTATTATTTTCATGTTGTTTATTTGAAATTTTATTTTTTTGCTTTACTAAATATTCAATTTCTCTTGAAGTTAAATTTTCTTTAATAATTTTTTCAAAAATAGTATTTAATAGTTTTTTATCAGAAGTAATTGTTAATAATGGCTTTGCTTGCCCCATGGTTATTAAACCATTAAGCATACCATCTTTAATTTCTTCTGGTAAATTCAATAGACGCATAATATTTGCAACATGTGATCTTGATTTACCAACTCTTATTCCGATTTCTTCTTGTGTTAAACCTAGATCTTCAGCTAAAGACTTGTACGCAATTGCTTCTTCTATATCAGACAAATCTACCCTTTGAACATTTTCAATAATGGCATATTCTCTCATTTGATTTTGTGTTAATTTTAAAATTAACACTGGAATTTCGATTAATTTGGCAATTTTGGCAGCACGAGTACGTCTTTCCCCGGCGATAATCGTGTAAGTTCCGTCTTCATTTTCAGTTACAATAATTGGTTGAATAATTCCATTAATTTTAATAGAATCTGATAGTTCTTTTAAGTCTTCTTCTGCAAATTTTCTACGCGGTTGATATGGATTTGGTTTTAAAAAATCTATGTTCACAGTGTACGTCGCGTTTTTTATTTGCTCTTGTGGAATTTTACTGTCAATAATTGATAATGTTTCTTCAAGAGAATCTCCAAATATTTTATCTAGACCTTTGAATTCATATTTTGTTTTTTTGCTATTTGCCATTATGTGTCATAACCTCATTTACTAATTCTCAATATGATTTCGCACCTGCACCATTTGGGTCATGTTCAAATATAGATTTTCCTTCCATTGAAGATTCTGCTATTCTGATATTTCTTGGAATTACTGCTTTATATGCTCTGTCTTTAAATGATTTTTTTATTTCAGCTAAAACGTCATTTGAAAGCAAAGTTCTCTGGTCAAACATAGTAACAATCACACCTTCAATTGTCAATTTTGGATTTAAAGTTTCCTTAACTTTTGTAATTGTTCTCAAAAGTTGCGATACTCCATACATTGCAAAATGTTCAGCCTGAATAGGAATCAAAACCGTATCCGCCGCCGATAATCCATTTCTATTAATTAATCCCAATGATGGGGGGCAATCTATTATTATAAAATCATAATTATTTTTAATTTTGATTAATTGTTGCTTTAAAATATCTTGATTATTTTGTTTTTGTTCTAGTAAAAATAAATCTGCAGCTGCCAAATCTATTGATGATGGAGCTACATCTACATTATGTTTTACATTTTTCATAATAATGTCTTCAATATTTTTTTCACCAATAAGCACATTATACATAGACAAGGTTTTTCTATTTACTTCAATACTCAATCCTGTTGTTGCGTTATATTGTGGATCCAAATCAATTAATAAAATCTTTTGTTCTTTCATTCCCATACCGCAAGCCAATGAAATTGCAGTTGTTGTTTTACCAACTCCACCTTTTTGATTAACTACCGCTATAATCTTACCCATACACTACCTCTTTTGAATATCTTCACACATAAGTTTTCCATTTCTATTATAGCATTAACTTCCTAATGGTTTATTTTTAATTATGCTATATTTTCTTGGATAAATAGATTTTGTTTTTGCAATTTTTTTGTAAATTAAATCAATTCTTTTGTGTGTTTCATTATCAAATTCATATTCATATTCAAATAATTTTAAAAATTGTAAACCTACTAATTCTTCTGAATTATTTAATTCTTCAATTTCTTTAGGCCAATTGATTCCTTTCATAGAAATTAATAATCCATTAATTTTTAAAAATTGCGATGCAATTTCCATAAAAATAGATAACTTAGCTAAAGCTCTTGACACTACTAAATCATATTGTTCATATTCTTTACTGCTTATTTCTTCAACCCGCATATTTAAAATTTTCACATTTTGCAAATTAAGTAATTTACATAATTGTTCTAAAAAGAGACATTTTTTTGTATTCGACTCCACTAATGTTAAATCTATATTGTCAAAAAATATCTTCCAAATAATACCCGGGAATCCAGCCCCTGTACCAATATCCATTATTTTTTTATTTTCAATATTTACATTTTGTGTTATTAATAATGAATCATAAAAATGTTTATAATAAATGTCTTGATCATTTATTATTGCAGTTAGATTAAATTTTGCATTCTCTTGCAGCAAAAAAAATTTATATTTTTCTAATTTTAATATTTTCTCATCATCTATTTTTCAATTTGAGAATAATTTTTTTATTTGTAAAGTTTCCATAAATTAATCTTACATTGAAAAAAAAATAAATCACCAATAAGTGATTTATTTATTAAATTCATTTCATTTTTCAGCAGCAATATTTGTAAAAAAACTTCATAAATATTTTTTGTTAGGCGAAAAAGCTAAAATGGCAGAAGAAACTGTATTTTTATATGATTCATAATCATATTTAA of the Spiroplasma endosymbiont of Labia minor genome contains:
- the rsmG gene encoding 16S rRNA (guanine(527)-N(7))-methyltransferase RsmG, translating into METLQIKKLFSNWKIDDEKILKLEKYKFFLLQENAKFNLTAIINDQDIYYKHFYDSLLITQNVNIENKKIMDIGTGAGFPGIIWKIFFDNIDLTLVESNTKKCLFLEQLCKLLNLQNVKILNMRVEEISSKEYEQYDLVVSRALAKLSIFMEIASQFLKINGLLISMKGINWPKEIEELNNSEELVGLQFLKLFEYEYEFDNETHKRIDLIYKKIAKTKSIYPRKYSIIKNKPLGS
- a CDS encoding CTP synthase, encoding MAKYIFITGGVVSGLGKGITGSSLGVLLKNSGCKIFMQKFDPYLNVDPGTMSPIQHGEVYVTNDGAETDLDLGHYERFIDINLSKNSSISAGKIYKDVLEAERRGEYDGATVQVVPHVTNAIKNKVYSAATESQADIIITEIGGTVGDIESQPFIEAIREVRMEKGRDSVIFIHVALLPFLGVSTEYKTKPIQHSVKELLHSGIQPDIIVARTTGMIDENIITKLAMFCNIPKQNVIVALDEKSIYQVPQALEKQNLHKIVAEQFKIKLQNTDMNAWNLFVKKINESTKEIVIHLVGKYVELQDAYLSVMESLKFAGYKYGVKVKINWIRAQDLNEENYNEYLKNTVGILVPGGFGERGFLGKFLAAKYARENNIPYLGICLGMQVACIEFARNVLKIGDANSTEFVTNTKNPIIDIIEGKNRENIGGTLRLGAYKTTIKNNTLAEKLYNSDEIMERHRHRFEFNNNYREQFEKAGMIFSGIYEEKNLVEIIEIPKNKFFVASQYHPEFTSRPNKPNPLFDGFIKSILTT
- a CDS encoding AAA family ATPase is translated as MGKIIAVVNQKGGVGKTTTAISLACGMGMKEQKILLIDLDPQYNATTGLSIEVNRKTLSMYNVLIGEKNIEDIIMKNVKHNVDVAPSSIDLAAADLFLLEQKQNNQDILKQQLIKIKNNYDFIIIDCPPSLGLINRNGLSAADTVLIPIQAEHFAMYGVSQLLRTITKVKETLNPKLTIEGVIVTMFDQRTLLSNDVLAEIKKSFKDRAYKAVIPRNIRIAESSMEGKSIFEHDPNGAGAKSYWELVNEVMTHNGK
- the rpoE gene encoding DNA-directed RNA polymerase subunit delta is translated as MSKISNLELAYTYLSGLQDSATFEDIWNNISRNIEGENSHKNEIIAELYSDLVLDNRFALTFEGKWGLRSFLKFEDVKKQYDYVDKFETTEEFEDIESYMDDDFKTIDIMNKHFKTGSTFTDDEDNVNDDETDDNDTTTNEDTFDD
- the ispF gene encoding 2-C-methyl-D-erythritol 2,4-cyclodiphosphate synthase, coding for MLRIGTSWDQHNLIPGTGFKIGGQLLLGMKNIEAYSDGDVVFHSVGEAIIGALNLGDLGDHFNEKNQKPNFNSKIILEWCREKLIELSATINNIDILIILDTPNLKKYKEEIKNAIAQHLKIDVSQINVKATTSENNMQNIIQCLSSVLVEK
- a CDS encoding HD domain-containing protein; the protein is MLQKVIRDNVYGDILIDNEVIIDLIDTPEFQRLRRIIQLGGGQFAFTGANHNRFSHCIGVYNIVNQFLKNDSFKKMNQTQQLEVKIAGLLHDLGHGPFSHSWEKVNNRSHELYTVDIIKSKLTNINKILINYKINIDNVCQIIEGKHQNKILNFLVSSQLDADRMDYLKRDAIQANVSYASLDVNWIIRHAEVFDNKIVYPEKIVPAIEAYLLGRYHMYNQIYNHKISIAFDVMLQKIMLRIVDLGKSNHEFKNNRVKELFGDLFFDKPISLINYLQLDDYTLFEIFKTCSQENDKILIDLSNRIINRDFFSHFTDDKQEAIDSLNKSDLDQKYYCGEYTISNFEIYKVKTNTLSEKDEDIYIKDKNNLITTFPNKTKIISITTLQKQNKISFLFTKK
- the ychF gene encoding redox-regulated ATPase YchF, with translation MPLQVGIVGLPNVGKSTLFNAITNLKVEAANYPFATIEPNVGTVEVPDERLTKLASIFSSQKTISTTIEFVDIAGLIAGASKGEGLGNAFLASIRETDLICMVVRCFEDKEITHVEGSVDPIRDIEIVNLELMLADEAIIKKRLDKVIPKIKTTKDKIVLAEYELLLKLKKQLEDNKMLYDLKYTDEERKILKSFQLLTCKKMLFVANIKEEELSKENNEYVKQALDYASKNNCAVMKICAKIEEELSELDKDEKLLFMNDLQIKESGLDVLIKSAYKALELQTFFTAGPKEAHAWQFKKGSTTPQCAGIIHTDFERGFIKADIYSAQDLFEYGNESALKNAGKLRLEGKTYIVQDGDVCNFKFNI
- the gltX gene encoding glutamate--tRNA ligase, which translates into the protein MNKNFRLRYAPSPTGYLHIGNARTALMNYLFAHHYEGSFIIRIEDTDLERNVKGAIDSQFNNLKWLGIIPDESIFNETPKEYGEYIQSKKFNHYLEIAKILVNDKKAFYCFCTQAELEIEKNRQVNNGIIATKYSGKCKLLSQEQIDKNLKNNLPYSIRFLVDSDKTYKINDLVRKDVEFSSNEIGDFVIIKTNGIATYNFAVVIDDHDMQITHVVRGEEHMSNTPRQLMIFEALNWNIPIFCHLTLIVDSNKKKLSKRSDNSLFFIEQYKEQGYIPEAVFNYISLLGWSPKNEQEIFSEEEFIRIFDERQFSRSPSTFDMNKMKWFNSVYMKKMSSDDYLFFIKEFIDSNRFKISNKNNEWLDDVLLLFKNEIEFGLQINDHLDLFFNERDYTDKLKSELLKLNDYKKLIEIFKIKLNELTEFTEDKLKTIIKETGQLTNTKGKELFMPIRIATTLMTHGPEIAKTILLIGKEKIIANIEKVI
- a CDS encoding ParB/RepB/Spo0J family partition protein — its product is MANSKKTKYEFKGLDKIFGDSLEETLSIIDSKIPQEQIKNATYTVNIDFLKPNPYQPRRKFAEEDLKELSDSIKINGIIQPIIVTENEDGTYTIIAGERRTRAAKIAKLIEIPVLILKLTQNQMREYAIIENVQRVDLSDIEEAIAYKSLAEDLGLTQEEIGIRVGKSRSHVANIMRLLNLPEEIKDGMLNGLITMGQAKPLLTITSDKKLLNTIFEKIIKENLTSREIEYLVKQKNKISNKQHENNKPIKSSALDSVQNHMIRKLGTKISIDDKTIKIYYSDTKDLNRILEILDLLEN